One genomic segment of Ipomoea triloba cultivar NCNSP0323 chromosome 9, ASM357664v1 includes these proteins:
- the LOC116028704 gene encoding calcium load-activated calcium channel-like — protein MAATTFSNLRYSDSLTVVGISICTAVICEAISWLLIYRTASYKSLKSTIDKASKKLETMKTLESSNPAAFLTTKKSKTKKIDRVETSLKESSRDLSLFKFKSGFVVAVVLFLVFGFLNNLFEGKPVAKLPFVPIKLVQKMSHRGLPGEDMTDCSMAFLYFLCSISIRTNLQKFLGFAPPRGAAGAGLFPMPDPKTN, from the coding sequence ATGGCGGCGACAACGTTCTCTAATCTCAGGTACTCCGACAGCCTCACCGTCGTCGGCATCTCAATCTGCACCGCCGTAATCTGCGAAGCTATCTCCTGGCTCCTAATCTACCGCACGGCCTCTTACAAGTCTCTGAAATCCACCATCGACAAGGCCTCCAAGAAGCTCGAGACCATGAAAACTCTCGAATCGTCCAATCCCGCCGCTTTCCTGACCACTAAGAAGTCCAAAACCAAGAAAATCGACCGGGTCGAGACCTCGCTCAAGGAGTCCAGTCGCGACCTCTCACTCTTCAAGTTCAAATCAGGGTTTGTAGTCGCGGTGGTTCTATTCCTGGTCTTCGGCTTCCTTAACAACCTGTTTGAGGGGAAGCCTGTGGCGAAATTGCCCTTTGTGCCCATAAAACTCGTTCAGAAGATGAGCCACCGAGGGTTGCCCGGGGAGGACATGACGGATTGTTCGATGGCATTTTTGTACTTCCTTTGCTCGATCAGTATTCGCACGAATCTTCAGAAGTTCCTAGGGTTCGCACCGCCGCGCGGAGCTGCTGGAGCTGGTCTCTTCCCTATGCCTGATCCAAAGACCAATTGA
- the LOC116030469 gene encoding fatty acyl-CoA reductase 2 has product MDTFYLSSSSSSSFLPRTRRLCFVVSKHRLCFPVRIKNMVYCQGGGSNMSSVVGRAVDQGSKAALMEAGSLLLAPNGTAAATTAAENVGVKELVSYVEKHEDGIGIVRFLRGKSFLITGGTGFLGKVLIEKILRTVPDVHKIYILIKADNKEVAMDRLKKEIISAELFKFLKQTYGKSYLVFMLSKLVPVVGNVCESGLGIDDHTAEVIAKEVDIIVNSAANTTFDERYDVALDINTGGPNRLMKFAHQCHKLKLFLHVSTAYVNGQRQGRIIEKPFCIGESIAGESVVNGNQETSVPKLNVEDEMEMVLSAKQGLQDGEMAQKMKELGLERANKFGWQDTYVFTKAMGEMMIDNMRGNIPVVIVRPSVIESTHKEPFPGWMEGNRMMDPIILHYGKGQLSGFLVDPNGVLDVVPADMVVNATLAAMAKHGAGGKPGTSIYHIASSVVNPLVFNDLARLLYEHFQSKPYIDSKGKPIDVPRMKLFSSMEALSSHLWRDAIDRSGLTALGDSKGKLSTKLENICRKSVEQAKYLASIYEPYTFYGGRFDNSNAQKLMECMSNEERWQFGFDVESIDWKDYISNVHIPGLRRHVMKGRGSCS; this is encoded by the exons ATGGACACTTTTTATctttcctcttcctcctcctcctcctttctCCCCAGAACAAGAAGGCTTTGTTTCGTCGTCTCGAAGCATAGACTGTGTTTCCCTGTCAGGATCAAGAACATGGTTTACTGCCAGGGTGGTGGGAGTAACATGTCCTCTGTTGTCGGGAGGGCGGTGGATCAGGGCAGCAAGGCGGCGCTAATGGAGGCCGGGAGCTTGCTTTTGGCCCCGAATGGGACTGCTGCTGCTACTACTGCTGCTGAGAATGTTGGGGTGAAGGAATTGGTGTCTTATGTAGAGAAGCATGAAGATGGTATTGGCATTGTTAGGTTCCTTAGAGGGAAGTCCTTTCTCATCACTGGTGGAACTGGTTTTTTAGGGAAAg TTCTGATTGAGAAGATTCTGAGGACAGTGCCTGATGTGCACAAAATATACATCTTAATCAAGGCAGACAACAAAGAAGTTGCTATGGATAGATTGAAAAAAGAA ATCATCAGTGCTGAGCTGTTCAAGTTTCTGAAACAAACCTATGGGAAATCTTACCTAGTCTTCATGCTCAGCAAGTTGGTTCCCGTGGTCGGGAATGTGTGTGAATCTGGCCTTGGAATAGATGATCACACGGCTGAGGTGATTGCCAAGGAGGTCGACATCATCGTAAACTCTGCAGCTAATACAACCTTTGATGAAAG ATATGATGTTGCTCTTGATATAAACACCGGGGGGCCTAATCGCCTAATGAAATTCGCCCATCAATGCCACAAGCTTAAGCTCTTCCTCCATGTTTCAACAG CTTATGTGAATGGACAACGACAAGGAAGGATCATAGAGAAACCGTTCTGCATTGGTGAAAGTATAGCGGGCGAAAGTGTGGTGAATGGGAATCAAGAAACTTCAGTCCCTAAGCTGAATGTTGAGGATGAGATGGAGATGGTTTTGAGTGCTAAACAAGGTCTCCAAGATGGGGAAATGGCTCAGAAGATGAAAGAACTCGGGCTAGAGAG AGCAAACAAATTTGGGTGGCAAGACACTTATGTCTTCACAAAGGCTATGGGGGAAATGATGATTGATAATATGAGGGGTAATATACCGGTGGTTATAGTTCGGCCTAGTGTCATCGAGAGCACACATAAAGAACCATTCCCCGGATGGATGGAAGGAAACAG GATGATGGATCCAATTATTTTGCACTATGGGAAAGGGCAACTTTCAGGATTCCTTGTAGACCCCAATGGAGTACTTGATGTG GTTCCAGCAGATATGGTTGTAAATGCAACCTTAGCAGCCATGGCAAAGCACGGGGCGGGTGGAAAACCGGGAACCAGCATTTACCACATCGCTTCGTCTGTTGTAAACCCGTTAGTCTTCAACGACCTGGCGAGGTTGCTGTATGAGCATTTCCAATCCAAGCCCTACATTGACTCAAAGGGGAAACCAATTGATGTGCCAAGAATGAAGCTGTTCAGCTCCATGGAAGCCTTATCTTCCCACTTATGGCGAGACGCGATTGACAGAAGTGGACTAACCGCTTTGGGGGATTCCAAGGGAAAGCTATCGACCAAGCTCGAAAACATCTGCAGAAAATCAGTGGAGCAAGCAAAGTACTTGGCCAGCATCTATGAACCCTACACTTTTTATGGTGGAAG GTTTGATAACAGCAATGCCCAGAAATTGATGGAATGCATGTCTAATGAAGAACGATGGCAATTTGGGTTCGACGTCGAGAGTATAGATTGGAAAGATTATATCTCTAATGTCCACATTCCGGGGCTAAGGAGGCATGTCATGAAAGGGAGAGGCTCATGCAGCTAA